In Tessaracoccus flavus, the following are encoded in one genomic region:
- a CDS encoding SigE family RNA polymerase sigma factor has product MFEQVAAGFDAFVRRTRDDLWRAAWLLTGDHHRADDLVQTALGRTYGRYESIGNDHKFEAYVRTTMYRTYASWWRRKWNGEVPDQGADERSANPVADVNLDLIRALNALPRMQRAVLVLRFFEDRSVAEVANLLGIAEGTVKAHTSQGCAALRRSPHLADDKEWS; this is encoded by the coding sequence GTGTTCGAACAGGTCGCAGCCGGCTTTGACGCATTCGTGCGCCGCACCAGGGATGACCTGTGGCGGGCAGCCTGGCTGCTCACGGGAGACCATCACAGGGCCGACGACCTGGTGCAGACCGCGCTCGGGCGCACCTACGGGCGCTACGAGTCGATCGGCAACGACCACAAGTTCGAGGCCTACGTGCGCACCACCATGTACCGCACCTACGCCTCGTGGTGGCGGAGGAAGTGGAACGGCGAGGTCCCCGACCAGGGGGCCGACGAACGCTCTGCGAATCCCGTCGCGGACGTCAACCTCGACCTGATCCGCGCGCTGAACGCCCTGCCGCGCATGCAGCGGGCCGTTCTCGTGTTGCGGTTCTTCGAGGACCGCTCCGTCGCCGAGGTCGCGAATCTACTCGGCATCGCCGAGGGCACGGTCAAGGCCCACACCTCCCAGGGCTGCGCCGCACTGCGGCGCTCCCCCCACCTGGCCGACGACAAGGAGTGGTCATGA
- a CDS encoding DUF5677 domain-containing protein, translating into MERGLVEALEILTEHGPPQVAAALKADGPRMLAEHRRLDRGFEKRIRQRWGTALDLYYMIAVACQEVGAEGYQEANQCDEGSESERALLEAMSGLQARACRQSLEVLSLLETGFPKAAHAVSRSMHEGAVVASVLTEYGSTPEHADIGTRFLLFDHITNLMDAEEYQRYAERLKHEPFTDQEMAALRTTKAEVLERFPDLDRKMGWAGDLPGLRKRTFEELEVIAGIDHLRPYYTWASHEVHAYPKGVRLNQSGLDGDLWKLAGRTNAGLADPAQGALIALNQVTASMLTVPGVASPSRIVASRATMALLDEAREEFARIERELADERTLTVW; encoded by the coding sequence ATGGAGCGCGGCTTGGTGGAGGCACTGGAGATACTCACCGAACATGGCCCACCCCAAGTAGCGGCGGCGCTGAAGGCCGATGGCCCGAGGATGCTGGCAGAGCACCGCCGTCTCGACCGAGGGTTTGAGAAGCGCATCCGTCAGAGGTGGGGAACCGCTCTCGACCTCTACTACATGATCGCCGTGGCCTGCCAAGAGGTCGGAGCGGAGGGCTACCAGGAAGCCAACCAGTGTGACGAGGGCAGTGAGAGCGAGAGGGCGCTACTGGAAGCCATGAGCGGGCTTCAGGCGCGCGCCTGTCGGCAGTCCTTGGAGGTGTTGTCTCTGCTGGAGACTGGATTCCCCAAGGCCGCTCACGCCGTCAGCCGCAGCATGCACGAGGGGGCAGTCGTCGCCTCCGTCCTCACCGAGTACGGGAGCACCCCGGAGCACGCCGACATTGGGACGAGGTTCTTGCTGTTCGATCACATCACCAACCTGATGGATGCCGAGGAGTATCAGCGGTACGCGGAGCGCCTCAAACATGAGCCGTTCACCGATCAAGAGATGGCGGCACTTCGCACGACGAAGGCCGAAGTGCTGGAGCGTTTCCCCGATCTCGACCGGAAGATGGGCTGGGCGGGCGATCTGCCTGGGCTGAGGAAGCGGACGTTCGAGGAGTTGGAGGTCATCGCAGGCATCGACCACTTGCGTCCCTACTACACCTGGGCGAGTCACGAGGTTCACGCCTACCCCAAGGGTGTACGCCTCAACCAGTCGGGTCTCGACGGGGACCTGTGGAAGTTGGCAGGACGGACGAACGCTGGGCTTGCTGACCCCGCTCAGGGAGCGCTCATCGCCTTGAACCAAGTGACGGCATCCATGCTTACAGTTCCCGGCGTAGCGTCCCCCAGCCGGATCGTGGCCTCCCGCGCCACGATGGCTCTTCTAGATGAAGCCCGCGAGGAGTTTGCTCGCATCGAACGGGAGTTGGCCGACGAGCGGACACTCACGGTCTGGTAG
- a CDS encoding HIT family protein — translation MAVNKDGCPFCEIVLRDDPDAREVYRDEYVVAFFPTEPAVLGHTMVVPRKHVADIWKLDEETAGHLARATVRLAGAIREALHPEGLNVIQSNGEAATQTVFHLHVHLVPRWDGDAMGPIWPEGTDYSEAGKDDTLVRVREACRSMKP, via the coding sequence GTGGCCGTGAACAAGGACGGCTGTCCCTTCTGCGAGATCGTCCTACGCGACGATCCAGACGCCCGCGAGGTCTACCGCGACGAGTACGTCGTCGCCTTTTTCCCGACCGAGCCTGCTGTCCTGGGCCACACGATGGTGGTTCCCCGGAAGCATGTGGCGGACATCTGGAAACTGGATGAAGAGACCGCTGGTCATCTGGCCCGCGCAACAGTTCGGCTCGCTGGAGCGATCCGGGAAGCGCTCCACCCCGAGGGTCTCAACGTCATCCAGTCTAACGGAGAGGCGGCGACACAGACCGTCTTTCATCTCCACGTGCACCTCGTTCCTCGCTGGGACGGCGATGCGATGGGACCGATTTGGCCGGAGGGCACGGACTACAGCGAGGCCGGGAAGGACGACACTCTGGTACGCGTCCGCGAGGCGTGCAGGTCGATGAAGCCGTGA
- a CDS encoding TIR domain-containing protein, whose translation MAKSVFYSFHYDRDKFRVNLVREIKSIAGGSEVTGQNWEEVRYKTDTAIQNWIDKEMNYKKAVIVLVGRQTAERPYVQYEIERAWSMKKPLLGVRIHGLASMRDGADSAGANPFEVAGLSGVPLFDPTATDWSGRIDTKATYNELARRLPVWAEQGVTKWP comes from the coding sequence ATGGCCAAGTCAGTCTTCTACTCATTCCACTACGACCGGGACAAGTTTCGAGTGAACTTGGTCCGCGAGATCAAGTCAATCGCTGGAGGGTCTGAGGTCACGGGGCAGAACTGGGAGGAGGTCCGCTACAAGACCGATACCGCCATCCAGAACTGGATCGACAAGGAGATGAACTACAAGAAGGCGGTCATCGTCCTAGTCGGTCGACAGACCGCCGAACGGCCCTACGTGCAGTACGAGATCGAGCGTGCGTGGTCCATGAAGAAGCCGCTGCTCGGAGTGCGCATCCACGGACTCGCCTCTATGCGCGACGGGGCCGATTCCGCTGGCGCAAACCCGTTCGAGGTAGCAGGGCTCTCCGGTGTGCCGCTCTTCGATCCCACCGCAACTGACTGGTCCGGGCGGATCGACACCAAGGCGACCTACAACGAACTGGCCCGCCGACTGCCCGTCTGGGCCGAGCAGGGTGTCACGAAGTGGCCGTGA